A genomic region of Sphingobacteriales bacterium contains the following coding sequences:
- a CDS encoding ABC transporter permease: MFKYIFKRIFIFIPTLLAISLLTFILSNNAPGDPVETMLKAQNDQGQAANLQANEKAYLEKRAELGLDLPIFYFALSNTARPDTLHYLAKRSHRDNLERLIYQYGNWDKIQSYYQNIRQMEIQTASVPSDSLNADALIAVRSQIQKLYIEPKPDLTRQALDSLQFTIKGQSSLATLQPALTALQNADQTMQQTATRWKNFVPSFKWYGLHNQYHRWFFGDRAWFGKVDSNKTFGGFIRGDFGKSYSDSRPVASKIGDAIRWTMLISFLSILITYLVAIPLGVSSAISKGSLKDQVITTSLFMLYSIPSFWIATLLIMFFGGGDYLDWFPPYGVGGDLAANAGFFAQLKDRAMHLVMPLICWTYDSFAYLSRQMRGGMLNVLRQDYIRTARSKGLPENKIVWKHAFRNSLLPIITLFSSVFPLMISGAIALEIIFSIPGMGKMAYEALIARDYPVVFTVMMFSSILTLVGYLVSDILYAIVDPRITFSDSK; this comes from the coding sequence ATGTTTAAATATATCTTCAAGCGTATTTTTATCTTCATTCCTACTTTGTTAGCCATTTCGCTCCTTACTTTTATATTGAGCAATAATGCCCCGGGCGACCCCGTAGAGACGATGCTCAAAGCTCAAAATGACCAAGGGCAGGCAGCAAATTTGCAAGCTAACGAAAAAGCTTATCTAGAAAAACGCGCCGAATTAGGTTTGGATTTACCTATTTTTTATTTCGCGCTCTCTAATACTGCACGCCCCGATACCCTCCATTATCTGGCAAAACGAAGCCACCGCGATAATCTCGAACGACTCATCTATCAATACGGCAACTGGGATAAAATACAATCTTATTATCAAAATATTCGCCAGATGGAGATTCAAACTGCTTCTGTTCCGTCTGATTCTCTCAATGCCGATGCCTTGATTGCCGTGCGAAGCCAAATTCAAAAATTATACATCGAACCCAAACCCGACCTGACCCGACAAGCTTTGGACAGCTTGCAATTTACGATAAAAGGACAAAGCAGTTTGGCAACTTTGCAACCCGCACTTACTGCCCTACAAAATGCCGACCAAACTATGCAACAAACTGCTACACGCTGGAAAAATTTTGTTCCTTCGTTCAAATGGTACGGGTTGCACAATCAGTATCATCGCTGGTTTTTTGGCGATAGAGCCTGGTTCGGTAAAGTTGATAGCAACAAAACTTTTGGTGGATTTATTCGAGGTGATTTTGGAAAATCGTACAGCGACTCTCGTCCGGTAGCTTCAAAAATCGGCGATGCCATTCGCTGGACAATGCTCATCAGCTTTTTGTCTATCCTTATTACTTATTTGGTTGCCATACCTTTGGGGGTGAGTTCGGCTATATCCAAAGGCAGCCTGAAAGATCAAGTTATTACTACCTCCCTTTTTATGCTCTATTCTATTCCGAGCTTTTGGATAGCTACGCTTCTGATTATGTTCTTTGGCGGTGGCGATTATTTAGATTGGTTTCCGCCTTACGGTGTAGGTGGCGACTTAGCCGCCAATGCCGGATTTTTTGCCCAACTCAAAGACCGCGCCATGCATTTGGTAATGCCTCTTATTTGCTGGACTTACGACTCTTTTGCCTATTTGTCCCGACAAATGCGCGGCGGTATGCTCAATGTTTTGCGTCAGGATTATATCCGCACCGCTCGTTCCAAGGGCTTGCCCGAAAACAAAATAGTTTGGAAACACGCCTTTCGCAATTCCCTCCTGCCTATTATTACTTTGTTTTCAAGTGTATTTCCTTTGATGATTAGCGGTGCTATCGCTTTGGAAATTATCTTTTCTATTCCGGGTATGGGAAAAATGGCTTACGAAGCCTTGATAGCCCGCGATTATCCGGTAGTTTTTACCGTGATGATGTTTTCTTCCATTCTTACTTTAGTAGGATATTTGGTAAGCGATATTCTATATGCTATCGTAGATCCGCGCATTACTTTCAGTGATTCAAAATAG
- a CDS encoding NAD(P)H-dependent oxidoreductase subunit E codes for MSSENRQQVAFSPERLQQVHSIIARYPEGKQKSAILPIMHLAQTDFGWMSVPVMDYVASLLHIEPIEVYEVATFYTMFHLEPVGKYTLEVCRTGPCMLRGSDQLLEYLQNKLGVGINEITPDGRFTIKTVECLAACGGAPCLQVKLKSLDGAYQYYENLNSQKIDELIEKEWI; via the coding sequence ATGAGTTCAGAAAATCGGCAACAAGTAGCGTTTTCTCCCGAACGCTTGCAGCAAGTACACAGCATCATTGCCCGCTATCCCGAAGGAAAACAAAAATCGGCAATATTGCCTATTATGCACCTCGCCCAAACCGACTTCGGGTGGATGAGTGTGCCTGTGATGGATTATGTGGCTTCGCTGCTGCATATAGAGCCTATTGAAGTATATGAAGTGGCTACTTTTTATACGATGTTTCATTTGGAGCCGGTGGGCAAATATACTTTGGAAGTGTGCCGCACAGGACCGTGTATGCTGCGTGGCAGCGACCAACTGTTGGAGTATTTGCAAAATAAACTCGGCGTTGGTATCAATGAAATCACTCCCGACGGGCGTTTTACCATCAAAACTGTGGAGTGCTTGGCAGCTTGCGGCGGTGCACCTTGTTTGCAGGTAAAACTCAAATCTTTAGACGGAGCGTATCAGTATTACGAAAATCTAAATTCTCAAAAAATAGACGAACTCATAGAAAAAGAGTGGATATAA
- the nuoF gene encoding NADH-quinone oxidoreductase subunit NuoF yields MPIKILTEHIGNTPNLHQFSVYRAKGGYRAVEKALKSLTPDEVTEEVKKSGLRGRGGAGFPAGMKWSFLAKPEGVPRYLVCNADESEPGTFKDRYLMMNNPHALIEGMIVASYSLGARTSYIYVRGEMLYVIQILERAIAEAEANGFLGKNILGSDYSLNLYVHPGGGAYICGEETALLESLEGKRGNPRNKPPFPAVKGLYQCPTVVNNVETIAATSWIINNGGDEYAKIGVGKSTGTKLISASGHIRKPGVYEIELGVPVEEFIYSDEYCGGMWHADSRLKAVVAGGSSVPILPTQLILKTAQGEPRLMTYESLSDGGFVSGTMLGSGGFIAMDESACIVRNTWNFSRFYHHESCGQCSPCREGTGWLEKVLHRIEHGHGHSRDIDLLVDIAKKIEGKTICPLGEAAAWPVGSAIRHFRHEFEWHVSHPHEATRPNAVYRGAAAESVV; encoded by the coding sequence ATGCCTATCAAAATACTCACCGAACATATTGGCAATACGCCCAATTTGCATCAGTTTAGCGTATATCGCGCCAAAGGCGGCTATCGTGCCGTAGAAAAAGCCCTTAAAAGCCTGACCCCCGACGAAGTAACCGAAGAAGTGAAAAAATCGGGCTTGCGCGGGCGCGGCGGTGCGGGTTTTCCGGCGGGAATGAAATGGAGTTTTCTTGCTAAACCCGAAGGTGTGCCGCGCTATTTGGTGTGTAATGCCGACGAGTCAGAACCCGGAACATTCAAAGACCGCTATTTGATGATGAATAATCCGCACGCCCTCATTGAGGGTATGATAGTGGCGAGCTATTCTTTGGGTGCGCGTACTTCGTATATTTATGTGCGCGGAGAAATGTTGTATGTGATACAAATATTGGAGCGTGCCATCGCCGAAGCTGAAGCCAACGGATTTTTGGGTAAAAATATTTTGGGCAGCGATTATTCGCTGAACTTGTATGTGCACCCGGGCGGCGGTGCTTATATCTGCGGCGAAGAAACGGCACTGCTCGAAAGTTTGGAGGGCAAACGCGGCAATCCGCGCAATAAGCCGCCTTTTCCGGCTGTGAAAGGTTTGTATCAATGCCCGACAGTGGTGAATAATGTAGAAACCATTGCCGCCACTTCGTGGATAATCAATAATGGCGGCGATGAATATGCCAAAATTGGAGTGGGCAAAAGCACAGGCACTAAATTAATTTCGGCAAGTGGGCATATCCGCAAGCCGGGTGTGTATGAAATAGAATTGGGCGTTCCGGTTGAGGAATTTATTTACAGCGATGAGTATTGCGGCGGTATGTGGCACGCCGACAGCCGCCTGAAAGCAGTGGTAGCGGGCGGCTCGTCAGTACCTATTTTGCCTACTCAACTGATTTTGAAAACCGCACAGGGCGAGCCACGACTGATGACCTACGAAAGTCTTTCGGACGGAGGTTTTGTAAGCGGCACCATGTTGGGTTCGGGCGGATTTATTGCTATGGATGAAAGTGCCTGCATCGTGCGCAATACCTGGAATTTTTCCCGTTTTTATCATCACGAAAGTTGCGGACAATGTAGCCCCTGCCGCGAAGGAACGGGGTGGCTAGAGAAAGTGCTGCACCGCATTGAACACGGACACGGACATAGCCGCGATATAGATTTGTTGGTGGACATTGCTAAAAAAATAGAAGGCAAAACTATTTGTCCCTTGGGCGAGGCGGCGGCTTGGCCTGTGGGCAGTGCCATTCGCCATTTCCGCCACGAATTTGAATGGCATGTGAGCCACCCCCACGAAGCAACCCGCCCCAATGCCGTATATCGCGGAGCGGCAGCGGAGAGTGTGGTGTAG
- a CDS encoding (2Fe-2S)-binding protein, with the protein MEQTPAPQLFKLTFDNIEIEVEPGTTILQAARRIGGEVVPPAMCFYTPLKGSGGKCRTCLVKVTQGSAKDPRPMPKLVPSCITTVQDGMVVQNTTSPEVLEAREGVVEFLLINHPLDCPICDQAGECHLQDLSYEHGKAATRYEEERRTYDMTDLGPYIKLHMNRCILCYRCVFTADQITNQRVHGVLNRGDAAEIGTYISKAIDNDFSGNMIDVCPVGALTDKTYRFKSRVWFSKPYDAHRNCDKCCGKVLLWYKGEDIIRVTARKDTYGEVEAFICNTCRFETKRTADWVIEGESKISRHSVIGQNKRRKTLLPAFPLKQAQEQYKQIDDVREPSKLNYEESRLKNDLTKSKFDK; encoded by the coding sequence ATGGAACAAACACCAGCACCTCAGCTTTTTAAACTTACCTTTGATAATATAGAAATAGAAGTAGAACCCGGCACCACCATTTTGCAAGCGGCGCGCCGCATCGGTGGCGAAGTAGTGCCGCCTGCTATGTGTTTTTATACGCCACTCAAAGGAAGCGGCGGAAAATGTCGTACCTGCTTGGTAAAAGTGACGCAGGGCAGCGCAAAAGACCCGCGCCCGATGCCTAAATTAGTACCTTCGTGCATTACTACCGTGCAAGATGGTATGGTGGTGCAAAATACTACCAGCCCCGAAGTACTCGAAGCACGCGAAGGTGTCGTGGAGTTTTTGCTCATTAATCACCCTTTGGATTGCCCCATCTGCGACCAAGCCGGCGAATGTCATTTGCAAGATTTGTCTTACGAACACGGCAAAGCCGCTACGCGATACGAAGAAGAACGCCGAACTTATGATATGACCGATTTGGGTCCTTATATCAAACTGCACATGAACCGTTGTATTTTGTGCTATCGCTGTGTATTTACCGCCGACCAAATTACCAACCAACGCGTACACGGCGTACTCAACAGAGGTGATGCCGCCGAAATAGGAACGTATATATCCAAAGCCATTGACAATGATTTTTCGGGCAATATGATAGATGTATGTCCGGTGGGTGCACTCACCGACAAAACCTACCGCTTCAAAAGTCGCGTGTGGTTCTCCAAACCCTACGATGCCCACCGCAACTGCGATAAGTGCTGCGGCAAAGTGCTTTTGTGGTACAAAGGCGAAGACATAATCCGTGTAACGGCACGCAAAGATACCTATGGCGAAGTGGAAGCTTTTATTTGTAATACCTGCCGCTTCGAAACCAAACGCACCGCCGATTGGGTAATAGAAGGCGAAAGTAAAATAAGCCGCCACTCGGTAATCGGGCAAAATAAACGCCGCAAAACGTTGCTCCCTGCATTTCCGCTCAAACAGGCGCAAGAACAATACAAACAAATTGATGATGTGCGCGAACCTTCAAAACTTAATTATGAAGAATCACGCCTGAAAAATGATCTCACTAAAAGTAAATTTGATAAATAA
- the nuoH gene encoding NADH-quinone oxidoreductase subunit NuoH produces MALSLLLFKGIIILLIFAITLLVATYSTYAERKIASFIQDRIGPNRAGPWGLLQPIADAGKMFFKEDFIPANANKWLFILGPCLAMLAALMSSAVIPFGGDFSLGNEIFNIQAINTNVGILYIFAIVALGVYGVMIGGWASNNKFSLLGATRAASQNISYELAMGLSIIAVIMMTGSLNLRHIVDNQSTVWNVFVQPLGFIIFLTCAFAECNRTPFDLPECETELIGGYHTEYSSMKLGFYLFAEYINMFVSSLVVATLYFGGYHYPFESQVAAALGQNTATLLGVGALFLKALFGVFFFMWVRWTLPRFRYDQLMNLGWKGLFPLAILNILITGVVILLWGAK; encoded by the coding sequence ATGGCTCTTTCGCTGCTGCTTTTTAAAGGCATTATTATTTTGTTGATATTCGCTATTACCTTGTTGGTAGCTACCTATTCCACCTACGCCGAACGTAAGATAGCATCTTTTATTCAAGACCGCATCGGTCCAAATCGTGCCGGACCCTGGGGATTACTCCAACCGATTGCCGATGCCGGAAAAATGTTTTTTAAAGAAGATTTTATTCCCGCTAACGCCAACAAATGGTTGTTTATCTTGGGTCCCTGCTTGGCAATGCTGGCAGCTCTGATGAGCAGTGCCGTTATTCCGTTTGGCGGCGATTTTTCTTTGGGTAATGAAATTTTTAATATTCAAGCCATCAATACCAATGTAGGTATTTTGTACATATTTGCAATAGTGGCTTTGGGCGTATATGGTGTGATGATAGGCGGTTGGGCGAGCAACAATAAATTTTCGTTGCTCGGAGCTACGCGGGCAGCCTCGCAAAATATCAGCTACGAGTTGGCAATGGGGCTTTCTATTATCGCCGTTATTATGATGACCGGCTCTTTGAACCTGCGCCATATCGTGGATAATCAATCAACGGTGTGGAATGTATTTGTGCAACCTTTGGGCTTTATTATTTTTCTTACCTGTGCTTTTGCCGAGTGCAACCGCACCCCTTTTGATTTGCCCGAATGTGAAACCGAACTCATCGGCGGCTATCATACGGAGTATAGCTCTATGAAATTAGGTTTTTATTTGTTTGCCGAATATATCAATATGTTTGTGTCGTCTTTGGTGGTAGCTACGCTTTATTTTGGCGGTTATCATTATCCTTTTGAGAGTCAGGTAGCGGCGGCTTTGGGGCAAAATACAGCCACTTTGCTGGGTGTGGGTGCTTTGTTTTTGAAGGCTTTATTTGGGGTGTTTTTCTTTATGTGGGTGCGCTGGACTTTGCCGCGTTTTCGCTACGACCAACTGATGAATCTCGGCTGGAAAGGGTTGTTTCCTTTGGCAATACTCAATATTCTCATTACCGGAGTCGTTATTTTGCTGTGGGGAGCGAAGTAG
- a CDS encoding peptidylprolyl isomerase, with the protein MKYFNNCIAALMLCVLGMPKVAAQDGSVLLDKIAAVVGDKFALYSDIEVQSLQTKMQNPNADVAELRCSLIDQVLLQKLLATQAEIDSVLVSEEEVDGEVENRAQYFVQAVGGEEAFEQYYSKSVADFKDEIRIDVRERLLAQRMQGEVLSNIKVTPSDVQKFFNDIPKDSIPYLPTEVEVAQLLLKPRISEAAKIEARQALKDLRDRIVSGKDNFEKLAEIYSEDPGSAVKGGNLGFMERGMLVPAFEAKAFSLQKNEISDIVETEYGYHIIKMLERRGNRINIQHILIKPKINSDDLKLAKLRLDSIRTLIASDSLSFADAVAKYSDDESTKNAGGIVTNPSNNSTYLPLDQLETDVYFAINGLKEGDISQVSETSLNDGGKAYQILLLRRRIEPHRANLKDDYEKLKKFVENQKQAEALNRWLTERAQQTYIFIAPEFAECPNLKKWEN; encoded by the coding sequence ATGAAATATTTTAATAATTGTATAGCTGCTTTGATGCTGTGCGTGCTTGGTATGCCGAAAGTAGCGGCTCAGGACGGCAGTGTTTTACTCGATAAAATAGCGGCAGTGGTCGGCGATAAATTTGCCCTCTACTCCGATATTGAAGTGCAGAGCCTCCAAACCAAAATGCAAAACCCCAATGCCGATGTTGCCGAACTGCGCTGTTCCCTCATTGACCAAGTGCTGCTCCAAAAACTCCTCGCCACACAAGCCGAAATTGATAGTGTACTCGTGAGCGAAGAAGAAGTGGATGGCGAAGTGGAAAACCGCGCTCAGTATTTTGTGCAAGCCGTGGGCGGCGAAGAGGCTTTTGAACAATATTACAGCAAATCCGTTGCCGATTTCAAAGATGAAATACGAATTGATGTGCGCGAACGCCTGCTGGCACAACGCATGCAAGGCGAAGTGCTCTCAAATATCAAAGTTACTCCTTCTGATGTACAAAAGTTTTTTAACGATATTCCCAAAGACAGTATCCCTTATTTGCCCACCGAAGTAGAAGTGGCTCAACTGCTCCTCAAACCACGCATCAGCGAAGCCGCCAAAATAGAAGCGCGGCAGGCTCTCAAAGACCTGCGCGACCGCATTGTGAGTGGTAAAGACAACTTTGAAAAACTCGCCGAAATTTATTCCGAAGACCCCGGCTCTGCCGTCAAAGGAGGCAATCTAGGATTTATGGAACGCGGCATGCTCGTACCTGCTTTTGAAGCCAAAGCGTTTTCGCTTCAGAAAAATGAAATTTCGGACATCGTAGAAACCGAATACGGTTATCATATCATCAAAATGTTGGAACGGCGCGGCAATCGTATCAATATACAACATATTCTTATCAAACCAAAAATCAACAGCGATGATTTGAAACTCGCCAAACTCCGCTTGGATAGCATTCGCACCCTCATCGCTTCCGATAGCCTTTCTTTTGCCGATGCCGTGGCGAAATACTCCGATGACGAAAGTACCAAAAATGCCGGCGGTATCGTTACCAATCCGAGCAACAATTCCACTTATTTGCCCTTAGACCAACTCGAAACCGATGTGTATTTTGCCATCAACGGCTTGAAAGAGGGCGATATTTCGCAAGTGTCCGAAACTTCTCTGAATGACGGCGGCAAGGCGTATCAAATTTTGCTGTTGCGCCGCCGCATTGAGCCGCACCGCGCCAACCTGAAAGATGATTACGAAAAATTGAAAAAATTTGTGGAAAATCAAAAACAGGCAGAAGCCCTGAACCGCTGGCTCACCGAACGGGCGCAGCAAACCTATATTTTTATAGCTCCCGAATTTGCCGAATGCCCCAATTTGAAAAAGTGGGAAAATTAA
- a CDS encoding AAA family ATPase, with translation MGFSNITINNFRGIAYLEVNDLKRINLFGGANNSGKTTVLESVFVLSGPSNPFLAIRTNSLRELLQKPTEEHLIILFHQLNIQKNIHLEAIEQEGHKRNLIITPIYKNELIKQVDFEEENKNINGLKHQLSGSFVTNSTITMNEDGWLVEEQVKSEERIDCIFLNSYSLMKTIDERINKIIINRNKNRLIEVLQQLDNRIIDVHTSNDVVYLDIGLDRFVPINVMGDGMKRLLAIVSAIYNFKDGIVLIDEIDNGLYRTTQKMLWKAVILAAQTFNVQIYATTHSWECLEALNVAAKESVANGVIPEDEIRYFRIEKTEDKHTAFAYRQTIFETAIEEKWEVR, from the coding sequence ATGGGATTTAGCAATATCACAATCAATAATTTTCGCGGCATTGCCTATTTAGAGGTAAATGATCTAAAACGTATTAATCTCTTTGGAGGCGCAAATAACAGTGGAAAAACCACTGTATTGGAAAGTGTATTTGTGTTGAGTGGTCCTTCTAATCCTTTTCTTGCTATTAGAACAAATTCTCTACGAGAACTCTTACAAAAACCCACTGAAGAACATTTAATTATTTTATTTCATCAGTTAAATATTCAGAAGAATATTCACTTAGAAGCTATTGAACAAGAGGGACACAAACGTAATCTTATTATTACTCCCATTTATAAAAATGAGCTTATAAAACAGGTAGATTTTGAAGAAGAAAATAAAAATATTAATGGCTTAAAACATCAACTTTCAGGAAGTTTTGTTACAAATTCTACTATAACAATGAATGAAGATGGTTGGTTAGTAGAAGAACAAGTTAAAAGTGAAGAAAGAATAGATTGCATATTTTTGAATTCGTATTCTCTGATGAAAACCATAGATGAACGTATTAATAAAATTATAATAAATAGAAATAAAAACAGATTGATAGAAGTTTTACAGCAATTAGATAATAGAATTATTGATGTTCACACAAGTAATGATGTCGTTTATTTAGATATTGGGTTAGACCGCTTTGTTCCAATTAACGTTATGGGTGATGGAATGAAACGCCTTTTAGCAATAGTATCGGCGATATATAATTTCAAAGATGGTATCGTACTGATTGATGAAATAGACAATGGCTTATATCGCACCACACAAAAAATGCTTTGGAAAGCGGTAATTTTAGCGGCTCAAACCTTTAATGTTCAGATTTATGCTACTACCCATTCGTGGGAGTGCTTGGAAGCTCTTAATGTTGCCGCTAAAGAATCTGTAGCAAATGGAGTTATTCCGGAAGATGAGATACGTTATTTTAGAATAGAGAAAACAGAAGATAAACATACCGCTTTTGCTTACCGACAAACTATATTTGAAACCGCTATTGAAGAAAAGTGGGAAGTACGGTAA
- a CDS encoding alpha-amylase gives MTIITVWLRRSSLMLLLLTVFLLCTQAQNAYFTTPQWAKNANIYEVNIRQYTPQGTFKAFEAELPRLRQLGVDILWLMPVQPIGKEKRKGSLGSYYSIQNYTAPNPEFGTMDDFKSLVNAAHRLGMYVILDWVGNHSAWDNPWLKTNPDWYTRNEKGEVVSPVADWSDVADLNYENPAMQQAMIDAMKFWVEEADIDGFRCDVAMMIPLDFWIAARTATDTLQKPLFWLAEGEGAEFHRVFDMTYGWNFHHLLNDLAKEKKNNFDIDDYFKNEYKSYAPGNYRMQFITNHDENSWNGSEFERMGAAYQPLAVLTFTMPGMPLLYSGQEYGLQKRLRFFDKDTIPATPNAALTDFYGKLLQLKKENPALWNGIEGGCMKKLHTLNPANRLVFIREKDGNKVITLLNLNSAKAKFSVNMRGQYGKFRNVFDGSEIEFLPEHSFELPAWGYAVYEQRTN, from the coding sequence ATGACGATTATCACCGTTTGGCTGCGCCGCAGCAGTTTGATGTTGCTCCTTCTCACTGTATTTTTGCTCTGCACACAAGCGCAAAATGCCTATTTTACTACACCTCAATGGGCAAAAAATGCCAATATTTACGAAGTAAACATACGCCAATACACTCCACAAGGCACTTTCAAAGCCTTTGAAGCCGAATTGCCGCGCCTCCGCCAATTGGGTGTGGATATTTTGTGGCTGATGCCTGTGCAGCCTATCGGAAAAGAAAAGCGCAAAGGCTCGCTCGGCAGCTATTATTCCATTCAAAACTACACCGCCCCCAACCCCGAATTTGGCACTATGGACGATTTTAAATCTTTGGTAAATGCTGCACACCGCTTGGGTATGTATGTGATATTGGATTGGGTGGGCAACCACAGTGCGTGGGATAATCCCTGGCTGAAAACAAACCCCGACTGGTACACACGCAACGAAAAAGGCGAAGTAGTGTCGCCTGTTGCCGATTGGAGCGATGTCGCCGACCTCAACTATGAGAACCCCGCTATGCAGCAGGCAATGATAGATGCCATGAAATTTTGGGTAGAAGAAGCCGATATTGACGGTTTTCGCTGCGATGTAGCCATGATGATACCTTTGGATTTCTGGATAGCCGCCCGCACCGCCACCGATACACTGCAAAAACCGCTTTTTTGGCTCGCCGAAGGCGAAGGCGCGGAGTTTCATCGCGTATTTGATATGACCTACGGCTGGAATTTTCACCATCTGCTCAATGATTTGGCAAAAGAAAAGAAAAATAATTTTGATATAGACGACTATTTCAAAAATGAATACAAAAGCTATGCGCCGGGCAACTACCGCATGCAGTTTATCACTAATCACGACGAAAACTCGTGGAACGGCTCTGAATTTGAACGCATGGGAGCAGCGTATCAACCTTTGGCGGTACTCACTTTTACGATGCCCGGTATGCCGCTTTTATATAGTGGGCAGGAATACGGCTTGCAAAAACGTCTCCGCTTTTTTGACAAAGACACCATTCCCGCTACGCCCAATGCCGCATTGACCGATTTTTACGGCAAATTATTACAACTCAAAAAAGAAAATCCCGCTTTGTGGAACGGCATAGAAGGAGGCTGTATGAAAAAACTACATACCTTGAACCCCGCCAACAGACTCGTATTTATCCGCGAAAAAGACGGCAACAAAGTAATTACCTTGCTCAACCTCAATAGTGCCAAAGCCAAATTTTCGGTGAATATGCGCGGGCAATACGGCAAATTCCGCAATGTATTCGACGGCAGCGAAATAGAATTTTTGCCCGAACACTCTTTTGAACTCCCCGCCTGGGGCTACGCCGTATATGAGCAACGCACCAATTGA